From Pseudoalteromonas viridis, the proteins below share one genomic window:
- the recB gene encoding exodeoxyribonuclease V subunit beta: MKRLDPQTMPLLGHNLIEASAGTGKTYTITGLYLRYLLGLVDAQSQTTPLSVEQILVVTFTDAATQEIKDRVRKRIVQARDALLGGGCDDALISALLAQVADQEAAYHLLDAAAKSMDEAAIFTIHGFCQRMLKQHAFESNLSFNLEFILDDSELFNAAVEDHWRRFVYPLDADKTELVLSHFSHPQALAKRLYPLLKRGDARLAPELDLAVVLEQRAEYQRRAAGFKQQLLNSDFFQLLRDSGISKSKAPGRPANIQALIDYCMGDDWYFEFGSSKHSFALWGEAQLSDPKNYTKTGKPIVHPALGWFDEMALLHQNVSKGLSIALLQHALKEVRALMSQAKLEHSLISPDDLLQNLHQALHGAQGETLAKKIAQLYPVAMIDEFQDTDPIQFGIFSRIYGTDGAQGLTMIGDPKQAIYGFRGADIFTYIGAKHQVDETRQFTLDKNYRSARRVVSAVNAIFTAQADSFIFNRDIPFIEVEAAGKDADNTFTLDGTEPAALQFNVLEDDDAPVTSKASAYPQLAEGFAAQIAQLLTQAQEGRARIGKRPVLAADICVLVRDRVEASVIKQALQKAGVSSVYLARDSVFSQPVALAVWQLLHVVHGSYDEAALRGVLAGPLFALNEQQIFALRTQEGLWQSYLMQFAQLKQLWYQQGAMATLESLLVDNQLVTLWQQAGHEVERWLTDYRHLAELLQHKQIELEGTHRVMRWLQAQCANPSYEGTQLRLESDADLVKIVTMHASKGLEYPLVYMPFATAYREASEVIYHENGELVLNLDADDNAQHNAERERLAEDIRLLYVALTRAVHFCSLGLYNLPLGRSKKPGIQQCALGHVLFDKDKITDAAQWHDQLRDLCSRHEGMAYEVLRIAPCVYQAQHTQETQLLHSRPVEVAIEQNWRMTSFSQLSYHETSAERPVGALDENHKIDLPEPSVIKRFTPYTFVKGARAGSCLHEIFEQIDFTAPHAPTRPDKLTLAEATQACLEKYHLDTVWQETVEQWILGCLSTPLNPLPELTLSQLSVSDCLVEMEFQLPLKRLSYTKLNKLVAQITGAPSHLRFDEVQGMLKGFIDLIFVWQGRYFILDYKSNYLGDAAADYQADNLALAMSSHQYHLQYLIYSVALHRLLKHRLADYCPQRHLGGVYYLFLRALPDGAGCFYTQLDEKTLLQLDALFETGEQE; encoded by the coding sequence ATGAAACGGCTTGACCCCCAAACCATGCCTTTGTTGGGCCATAACCTGATTGAGGCCAGCGCCGGAACGGGTAAAACCTATACCATCACGGGGTTGTATTTACGCTACCTGCTGGGGCTTGTTGATGCACAGAGTCAGACTACCCCGTTGAGTGTTGAGCAGATCCTGGTCGTTACATTTACAGACGCTGCGACTCAGGAGATCAAAGACAGGGTCCGCAAACGCATAGTACAGGCACGGGATGCTTTACTCGGCGGCGGCTGTGACGATGCGCTGATCAGTGCGCTACTGGCGCAAGTAGCGGATCAGGAAGCGGCTTATCACCTGCTCGATGCCGCAGCTAAATCTATGGATGAGGCTGCCATTTTTACCATTCATGGCTTTTGTCAGCGCATGCTTAAACAACATGCGTTTGAATCTAACCTGAGTTTTAATCTGGAATTTATCCTTGATGACAGCGAGTTGTTTAATGCCGCTGTTGAGGACCACTGGCGACGCTTTGTCTATCCTCTGGATGCGGATAAAACTGAGCTGGTGTTGTCGCATTTTTCTCACCCACAAGCACTGGCAAAGCGCCTTTATCCTTTGCTTAAACGCGGTGATGCCCGTCTGGCGCCTGAGCTGGACCTGGCAGTCGTGCTGGAGCAAAGAGCTGAGTATCAGCGCCGGGCGGCAGGGTTTAAACAACAGCTGTTAAACTCTGATTTTTTCCAGTTATTGCGCGACAGTGGAATTTCAAAGAGCAAAGCGCCGGGACGCCCGGCCAATATCCAGGCGCTGATCGACTATTGTATGGGCGACGACTGGTACTTTGAATTTGGTAGCAGCAAGCATTCGTTTGCCTTATGGGGAGAGGCTCAGCTGAGCGACCCGAAAAACTATACCAAAACGGGTAAGCCGATTGTCCACCCGGCGTTGGGCTGGTTTGATGAGATGGCGCTGTTACATCAAAATGTGTCCAAAGGATTATCCATTGCCTTGTTGCAGCATGCACTGAAAGAAGTGCGCGCGCTGATGAGTCAGGCAAAGCTTGAACACAGCCTTATCTCGCCAGACGATCTGCTACAAAACTTGCATCAGGCATTACATGGTGCGCAGGGTGAGACGCTGGCTAAAAAAATTGCGCAGCTGTATCCGGTTGCGATGATAGACGAATTCCAGGACACAGATCCCATTCAGTTTGGTATCTTTTCTCGCATCTATGGCACTGACGGCGCCCAAGGCCTGACCATGATAGGCGACCCCAAGCAGGCCATATACGGTTTTCGTGGTGCGGATATCTTCACTTACATTGGTGCGAAACATCAGGTGGATGAAACTCGCCAGTTTACTTTGGATAAGAATTATCGCTCGGCCCGGCGCGTGGTCAGTGCAGTGAATGCCATTTTTACCGCGCAAGCCGACAGTTTTATTTTTAACCGCGACATTCCGTTTATTGAAGTCGAGGCCGCGGGCAAAGACGCCGATAATACCTTTACTCTGGATGGCACTGAGCCTGCGGCATTGCAATTCAATGTGCTTGAAGATGACGACGCGCCGGTTACCAGCAAAGCCAGCGCCTATCCACAGCTCGCCGAGGGCTTTGCGGCGCAAATTGCACAATTGCTTACCCAGGCGCAGGAGGGGCGTGCTCGCATTGGCAAGCGCCCGGTGCTGGCTGCGGATATTTGTGTGCTGGTTCGGGATCGCGTTGAAGCCAGTGTGATAAAACAGGCGTTACAAAAGGCTGGCGTAAGCAGTGTTTATCTGGCCCGTGACAGTGTGTTTTCGCAGCCTGTCGCGCTGGCTGTCTGGCAGTTACTGCACGTTGTACATGGCAGTTATGATGAAGCGGCATTACGCGGCGTGCTGGCCGGTCCCTTGTTCGCCCTAAACGAGCAACAGATCTTTGCATTACGCACTCAGGAAGGGCTGTGGCAGAGTTATCTGATGCAGTTTGCCCAGCTTAAACAGCTGTGGTATCAGCAAGGCGCAATGGCCACACTGGAGTCTTTACTGGTCGACAATCAACTGGTTACGCTGTGGCAGCAGGCAGGTCATGAAGTTGAGCGCTGGCTGACAGATTACCGGCATCTGGCCGAGTTGTTGCAGCATAAACAGATAGAGCTGGAAGGCACACACAGGGTGATGCGCTGGTTGCAGGCTCAGTGTGCCAACCCCAGCTATGAAGGCACCCAGCTGCGCCTCGAAAGCGATGCCGATCTGGTCAAAATCGTCACTATGCACGCCTCCAAAGGACTGGAATATCCGCTGGTTTATATGCCGTTTGCCACCGCATACCGTGAGGCCAGTGAAGTGATTTATCATGAAAATGGTGAGCTGGTGCTTAATCTGGATGCGGACGATAACGCACAGCATAATGCCGAGCGTGAGCGTCTTGCGGAGGATATTCGCCTGTTGTATGTAGCACTGACCCGGGCGGTCCATTTTTGCAGCCTGGGCCTGTATAACCTGCCACTGGGACGTAGTAAAAAGCCAGGGATCCAGCAATGTGCTCTGGGGCATGTGTTGTTTGACAAGGATAAAATCACAGACGCAGCCCAATGGCATGACCAGCTTCGCGACCTGTGTTCACGCCACGAGGGGATGGCGTATGAGGTGCTGCGCATAGCGCCTTGTGTGTATCAGGCGCAGCATACCCAGGAAACACAGTTGTTGCATAGTCGGCCTGTCGAAGTAGCGATTGAGCAAAACTGGCGAATGACCAGTTTTAGCCAGTTGAGTTACCATGAAACCAGCGCAGAGCGCCCGGTGGGGGCACTGGATGAGAACCATAAAATTGACCTGCCCGAGCCGAGCGTGATCAAACGCTTTACCCCTTACACCTTTGTTAAAGGTGCGCGCGCCGGCAGTTGTTTACATGAGATCTTTGAGCAAATTGACTTCACGGCGCCCCATGCGCCTACCCGGCCAGACAAACTGACCTTAGCAGAAGCAACCCAGGCTTGTCTGGAGAAATATCATCTTGATACGGTATGGCAGGAAACCGTGGAGCAGTGGATCCTGGGGTGTCTGAGTACGCCTCTCAACCCGCTTCCGGAGCTGACGCTGAGCCAGCTGAGCGTCTCAGATTGTCTGGTGGAGATGGAATTTCAGTTACCACTTAAACGCCTGTCCTATACCAAATTAAACAAATTAGTAGCGCAAATCACAGGCGCGCCGAGCCATTTACGTTTTGATGAGGTACAGGGCATGCTCAAAGGCTTTATTGACCTGATCTTTGTCTGGCAGGGGCGCTATTTTATTCTCGACTATAAATCAAACTATCTCGGGGATGCAGCGGCGGATTATCAGGCCGATAACCTGGCGCTGGCGATGAGCTCGCATCAGTATCATCTTCAGTACCTAATTTACTCTGTGGCCTTGCACCGGTTATTAAAACATCGCCTTGCGGATTATTGCCCGCAGCGGCATCTGGGGGGCGTGTACTACTTGTTTTTACGTGCTTTACCGGATGGGGCCGGCTGCTTCTACACCCAACTGGATGAAAAGACGTTGCTGCAACTGGATGCCTTATTTGAGACGGGAGAACAAGAATGA
- the recC gene encoding exodeoxyribonuclease V subunit gamma, with amino-acid sequence MLHIIQSNRMEALQAQFTTLLKQAPLEDPFANEIVLVQSPGMSQWLKNGLSRDIGYAAQIEFPLPLSFIWRLYQQFLPDVPKESPFNKNNMSWKLFTLLPQKLSNPLYEPLRVYLEEGSEQPQSDLKRFALCEKIADVYDQYLMYRPNWLEQWELGTDTLEDVDVGIAPWQPDLWRALVEHTHNLGQSPYNRANMHQQLLAKLADADITSLPQRISIFGLSAMATNQLEIFNALAQKIDVLLFFFNPSEHYWGDLVDEKTQAKILANYQVRPALDAQLQKQAGEGGYYNTGNPLLSSWGKLGRDYLEQLLQTDARWLDGFIDQFDESLLAQLQQEIYQLAFKGESLVDDPNWYVSPEGQLTINEDDSSVLLCDCHTPLREVELLHDHLLTLFHEDPALTPKDIIVMMPDVGSYSPYIEAVFGSASGARKIPFALADMSIEQEKPVLNSFVTLAGLPFSRFSVSDILDLLGVEPIGKRFAVEQSEFVQIQTWLQQVAVKWGLDGQHKRDYGLPEISLNTWRHGLQRLLLGIASADELTAYNEIYPADAVEGMAVNTLSKLIAFIEALEQAREQLLVATPLDEKCSVLRHMLADFYDQDTEQSWDLMQLHKVIDELEKHHSNGDFAGPVDARIVLHQVRQGIKDKGVGQRFLAGAVNFCTLMPMRAVPFKVVCLLGMNDADYPRQVQPIGFDLVPYSRRRKGDRSRKLDDRYLFLEALLSARQQLYISYLGRSCYNNEPQVPSILVSELCEYLDRAFCYQDDSLKPSEQLYRQAPLQPFSSELYQSGPLHSFNPNWCPSQSEPPSELAQQCTEQAIALDLPDELELPDFLRACLAPQRWFYQYTLGVRLVTLEEDTPDSEPFALDPLTRYQYLDEILHSELSDTPLPEAQLLQRAQLPQANVGVVELQKLKGRVAAMSGRLKDVMGEPMEPVEVCVQIGSTRLLGWLGDLYQGKQIFYRTASIKGKDRIRGYLMHLIANCVTPNTETHIYGLDEQVVFPSVSRDDAQVQLAKWQDFYAQLITRAVPFFAATSYEYCKTQDMSKALNKFQGGQYIGFGDSEDPYVALSFPSLQACEAEFTQWSNELLTPLIDLAQESRYETA; translated from the coding sequence ATGTTGCACATAATTCAATCGAATCGTATGGAAGCCCTTCAAGCACAGTTTACGACGTTATTGAAGCAGGCACCGCTTGAGGACCCCTTTGCTAACGAAATTGTCTTGGTACAGTCTCCAGGCATGTCTCAGTGGCTTAAAAATGGCTTGAGCCGCGATATCGGCTATGCGGCACAGATTGAGTTTCCACTGCCGCTCAGTTTTATCTGGCGGCTGTATCAACAGTTTTTACCAGATGTGCCCAAAGAGTCACCTTTTAATAAGAACAACATGAGCTGGAAGCTGTTTACCTTGCTACCCCAGAAGCTCAGCAATCCGCTTTACGAGCCGCTGAGAGTATATCTGGAAGAGGGCAGTGAGCAGCCACAGAGTGACCTTAAGCGCTTTGCCTTGTGTGAGAAAATTGCCGATGTATACGACCAATATCTGATGTACCGGCCAAACTGGCTAGAGCAATGGGAGCTGGGCACAGATACGCTGGAAGATGTCGATGTGGGTATTGCGCCCTGGCAGCCGGACTTGTGGCGGGCACTGGTCGAACATACTCATAATTTAGGACAAAGCCCTTATAACCGGGCCAATATGCATCAGCAATTACTGGCAAAGCTGGCGGATGCTGACATTACCAGCTTGCCCCAGCGGATCAGCATATTTGGTCTTTCAGCCATGGCGACTAACCAGCTAGAGATATTCAATGCCCTCGCCCAAAAAATCGATGTATTGCTGTTTTTCTTTAATCCCAGTGAACACTACTGGGGCGACCTGGTTGATGAGAAAACCCAGGCCAAGATCCTGGCCAACTATCAAGTAAGGCCGGCATTGGACGCTCAGTTGCAAAAACAAGCTGGTGAGGGCGGTTACTACAATACCGGTAACCCCTTGTTGTCCTCCTGGGGGAAGCTAGGCCGGGATTACCTTGAGCAGCTGCTGCAAACCGATGCGCGCTGGCTGGATGGCTTTATTGATCAGTTTGATGAAAGCCTGCTGGCCCAATTGCAGCAGGAAATCTATCAACTGGCGTTTAAAGGTGAGTCTCTGGTCGATGACCCAAACTGGTATGTCAGCCCTGAAGGGCAGCTGACCATCAATGAGGATGACAGCTCTGTACTTCTATGCGACTGCCACACGCCATTACGCGAAGTCGAGTTGCTGCACGATCACTTGCTGACGCTCTTTCATGAAGACCCGGCGCTGACGCCAAAAGACATCATAGTGATGATGCCGGATGTGGGCAGCTACAGTCCTTATATAGAAGCGGTGTTTGGCAGTGCATCAGGGGCGAGAAAAATCCCTTTTGCGCTGGCCGATATGAGCATAGAGCAAGAAAAGCCGGTGCTAAATTCCTTCGTTACACTGGCGGGGCTGCCTTTTAGCCGGTTCAGCGTGTCCGATATACTCGATCTGCTGGGCGTTGAGCCCATCGGTAAGCGCTTTGCGGTGGAGCAGAGTGAGTTTGTGCAGATCCAGACCTGGCTGCAACAGGTAGCGGTTAAATGGGGCTTAGATGGCCAGCACAAGCGTGACTACGGGTTACCGGAGATCTCATTGAATACCTGGCGGCACGGGCTACAACGCCTGCTGCTTGGCATTGCCAGTGCAGATGAACTGACGGCATACAATGAGATATATCCGGCCGATGCGGTAGAAGGCATGGCTGTGAACACCTTGAGCAAGCTAATTGCCTTCATTGAAGCGCTGGAGCAGGCGCGAGAGCAGCTCTTAGTGGCAACGCCACTGGATGAAAAGTGTAGTGTGCTCAGACACATGCTGGCAGATTTTTACGATCAGGACACCGAACAGAGCTGGGATCTGATGCAATTGCATAAAGTCATCGACGAGCTGGAAAAACACCATAGTAATGGCGACTTTGCCGGTCCGGTTGATGCCAGGATCGTATTACATCAGGTTCGCCAGGGGATCAAAGACAAAGGGGTTGGTCAGCGCTTTTTGGCTGGGGCAGTAAATTTTTGTACTTTGATGCCGATGCGGGCCGTGCCGTTTAAAGTTGTCTGCCTGCTTGGTATGAATGATGCCGATTATCCGCGCCAGGTACAACCGATTGGCTTTGACCTGGTACCGTATTCGCGGCGCCGTAAAGGAGATCGCTCACGTAAGCTGGACGACCGTTATCTGTTTCTGGAGGCGCTGCTCAGTGCGCGTCAGCAACTTTATATCAGTTATCTGGGTCGCTCTTGTTATAACAATGAACCGCAGGTGCCGTCCATTTTGGTGAGCGAGTTATGTGAATACCTGGACCGGGCTTTTTGCTACCAGGATGACAGCCTCAAGCCCAGTGAGCAGCTTTACCGCCAGGCACCTTTGCAACCATTTAGCAGCGAGCTTTATCAAAGTGGCCCATTACACAGCTTTAACCCCAACTGGTGCCCATCTCAAAGCGAGCCACCGTCTGAATTAGCACAGCAATGCACTGAGCAAGCGATTGCGCTTGATCTGCCAGACGAGCTGGAGTTACCGGACTTTTTGCGCGCCTGTCTGGCACCGCAGCGCTGGTTTTATCAGTATACGCTGGGCGTCAGGTTAGTGACGTTAGAGGAAGATACGCCCGACAGTGAGCCATTTGCACTGGACCCTCTGACGCGCTATCAGTATCTGGACGAAATCTTACACAGCGAGCTGAGCGACACACCGCTGCCCGAGGCGCAGCTGCTGCAACGCGCCCAGTTACCACAGGCCAATGTGGGTGTGGTTGAACTGCAAAAGTTAAAGGGACGCGTCGCGGCTATGTCAGGACGCCTGAAAGACGTGATGGGTGAGCCAATGGAGCCGGTGGAGGTATGTGTGCAAATTGGCTCAACGCGTCTGCTTGGCTGGCTGGGAGACTTATACCAGGGCAAGCAAATATTTTATCGTACGGCCAGTATCAAAGGCAAAGACAGGATCCGAGGCTACCTGATGCACCTGATAGCCAATTGCGTGACACCCAACACAGAAACACACATCTATGGACTCGATGAACAAGTCGTTTTTCCGTCAGTTAGTCGTGATGACGCACAGGTTCAGTTAGCTAAGTGGCAGGATTTTTATGCCCAGCTTATCACCCGCGCAGTGCCATTCTTTGCGGCCACCAGTTATGAGTATTGTAAAACTCAGGATATGAGCAAAGCACTGAACAAATTCCAGGGAGGCCAGTACATCGGCTTTGGTGACTCTGAAGATCCGTATGTGGCACTGAGTTTTCCGTCATTGCAGGCCTGCGAAGCGGAGTTTACACAGTGGAGTAATGAACTGCTAACCCCGCTTATCGACCTTGCACAGGAGTCCCGCTATGAAACGGCTTGA
- a CDS encoding GGDEF domain-containing protein, giving the protein MQEELLNSVIKITKTRDIDSLEYSLLSTIQELVGCQHLCVYKNFNTQEDLAVERSIGLTMHGEREFEWLDRQVIEQPQSELISCLQSSCIITVQNADGIEKRWLPINIHETPVGAIEVHSGGLNSNEQVLLNAFVRIYENYLTILHENERDKLTGLLNRQTFEKKLKQLLEKQVIKQNRHIRDEQDPRTFHQGATSWLAMIDIDHFKQVNDNYGHVCGDEVLLLVAQKMQQFFRSTDLLFRFGGEEFVLVFEPTDQASIEAKLEQFLTLIRNTHFPFVKTLTVSAGLARISPYDFPINVLENADRALYYAKENGRDQVAFFETLLNANKLERHDEGSGIDLF; this is encoded by the coding sequence ATGCAAGAAGAACTGCTCAATTCAGTAATCAAAATAACAAAAACAAGAGACATAGATTCGCTCGAATACAGTCTGCTATCGACCATTCAGGAACTGGTAGGCTGTCAGCATCTGTGTGTGTATAAGAATTTTAATACTCAGGAAGATCTCGCTGTTGAACGAAGCATTGGTTTGACTATGCATGGTGAGCGGGAGTTTGAATGGCTCGACAGGCAAGTGATTGAACAGCCTCAGTCTGAATTGATTTCCTGTTTGCAGTCCTCCTGCATTATCACGGTGCAAAATGCAGATGGTATAGAAAAACGCTGGCTGCCTATCAACATCCATGAAACACCGGTTGGTGCAATAGAAGTGCACTCAGGTGGTCTGAACAGTAATGAGCAGGTACTTCTGAATGCCTTTGTGCGCATCTACGAAAACTACCTGACCATATTGCACGAAAATGAACGGGATAAACTCACAGGCCTACTGAATCGTCAGACCTTTGAGAAAAAGCTTAAGCAGCTGCTAGAGAAACAAGTGATCAAGCAAAATCGCCATATTCGTGATGAGCAGGATCCGCGTACTTTCCACCAGGGGGCCACATCCTGGCTGGCGATGATAGACATAGATCATTTCAAGCAGGTCAATGATAACTATGGCCATGTTTGCGGGGACGAAGTTTTACTGCTGGTTGCACAGAAAATGCAGCAGTTTTTCCGCTCGACCGACTTGTTGTTCCGGTTCGGTGGAGAAGAGTTTGTGCTGGTATTTGAGCCAACGGATCAGGCCTCTATCGAGGCAAAGCTGGAGCAATTTTTAACGCTTATTCGCAATACCCACTTTCCATTTGTAAAAACCCTGACCGTCAGCGCGGGGCTGGCGCGGATCAGCCCCTATGACTTTCCGATTAATGTATTAGAGAATGCAGATAGGGCATTGTATTACGCCAAGGAAAACGGTCGTGATCAGGTCGCGTTTTTTGAAACACTGTTGAATGCCAATAAACTGGAGCGCCATGACGAAGGCTCTGGGATTGACTTGTTCTGA